A window from Triticum aestivum cultivar Chinese Spring chromosome 6D, IWGSC CS RefSeq v2.1, whole genome shotgun sequence encodes these proteins:
- the LOC123143665 gene encoding alpha-1,3-arabinosyltransferase XAT2 yields the protein MKAALRSRQEPRRVSNGVIIAAMLLSLCVLSIVKARYCSTPFGKPDDQLKEQMNSSIRMETDDEPAPAATTVGGSEEDVEEDVEDDSAAPVPKVTAERAEKTAVSVSGAGTGKKDKDKGRHKKKKPTCFMTSKRSERCEAAGDIRVVGNVSTIYIDSLDREWRTKPYARYHDPVAMTHVREFVLKPFPSDAPPPACTKNHSVPGFVFSNRGFSGNLYHDYTDVLVPLFLSTRRFNGEVQFLLSDLKPWWVAKFRPLFRQLSRYEVVDVNNDLEVHCVPRIVVGSDFHKDMGIVPSKAAGGVSIVDFKRTLRDAFGLERAAASRGGATGAGKPRLLIISRKNSRRFLNEREMAAAAAAMGFDVRIAEPDQHTDMSTFARLVNSADVMVGVHGAGLTNMVFLPAGAVLIQVVPFGGLEWLTGVTFKNPAADMEVTYMDYNVQLEESSLLEQYPRNHQVLTDPYAVHKQGWDALKAAYLDKQNVRLDLDKFKATLRDALSRLPPASTPAA from the exons ATGAAGGCGGCGCTGCGGAGCCGGCAGGAGCCGCGGCGGGTCAGCAACGGCGTCATCATCGCCGCCATGCTCCTCTCCCTCTGCGTCCTCAGCATCGTCAAGGCCAGATACTGCTCCACGCCCTTCG GGAAGCCGGACGACCAGCTCAAGGAGCAGATGAACTCCAGCATCCGGATGGAGACCGACGACGAGCCGGCGCCCGCCGCCACCACGGTCGGAG GTTCGGAGGAAGATgtggaggaggatgtggaggacGACAGCGCCGCCCCGGTGCCCAAGGTCACCGCGGAGAGGGCGGAGAAGACAGCCGTCtccgtctccggcgccggcacaggAAAAAAGGATAAGGATAAGGGGAGGCACAAGAAGAAGAAGCCGACCTGCTTCATGACGAGCAAGCGCTCGGAGCGGTGCGAGGCGGCGGGGGACATCCGGGTGGTGGGCAACGTCTCCACCATCTACATCGACTCGCTGGACAGGGAGTGGCGGACCAAGCCGTACGCGCGGTACCACGACCCCGTCGCCATGACCCACGTCCGGGAGTTCGTCCTCAAACCCTTCCCGTccgacgcgccgccgccggcctGCACCAAGAACCACTCCGTCCCCGGGTTTGTGTTTTCCAACCGCGGCTTCTCCGGCAACCTCTACCACGACTACACGGACGTGCTGGTGCCGCTCTTCCTCAGCACGCGCAGGTTCAACGGCGAGGTGCAGTTCCTGCTCAGCGACCTCAAGCCCTGGTGGGTGGCCAAGTTCCGGCCGCTGTTCCGGCAGCTCAGCAGGTACGAGGTGGTGGACGTGAACAACGACCTGGAGGTGCACTGCGTGCCCCGCATCGTCGTCGGCTCCGACTTCCACAAGGACATGGGCATCGTCCCGTCCAAGGCCGCCGGCGGCGTCTCCATCGTCGACTTCAAGCGCACCCTCCGCGACGCCTTCGGGCTGGAGCGCGCGGCGGCCTCCCGCGGCGGCGCCACGGgcgccggcaagccgcgcctcctCATCATCTCCCGCAAGAACTCGCGCCGGTTCCTCAACGAGCGGGAgatggcggccgccgccgccgccatgggctTCGACGTGCGCATCGCGGAGCCCGACCAGCacaccgacatgtccaccttcgcGCGGCTCGTCAACTCGGCGGACGTGATGGTGGGCGTGCACGGCGCCGGGCTCACCAACATGGTGTTCCTCCCCGCGGGGGCCGTGCTGATCCAGGTGGTGCCGTTCGGCGGGCTGGAGTGGCTCACCGGCGTGACCTTCAAGAACCCGGCGGCGGACATGGAGGTGACGTACATGGACTACAACGTGCAGCTGGAGGAGAGCTCGCTGCTGGAGCAGTACCCGCGGAACCACCAGGTGCTGACGGACCCCTACGCCGTGCACAAGCAGGGGTGGGACGCGCTCAAGGCGGCCTACCTGGACAAGCAGAACGTGCGGCTGGATCTGGACAAGTTCAAGGCCACGCTCCGGGACGCGCTCAGCCGGCTGCCGCCGGCGTCGACCCCGGCGGCCTGA